One stretch of Chitinophaga pendula DNA includes these proteins:
- a CDS encoding glycoside hydrolase family 43 protein → MWNTSYKRLCSLVIIAVLMAVAVNSAAQPPAIFLADPTIFVDKGIFYSYGTGSSEGFPYYTSLDGKSWRQGPDSAHRLALTHGDAYGSSGFWAPQVFKRGNNYYMAYTANEQIAIAKASSPAGPFRQDAPVSLSGSGRQIDPFLFFDKDGKVYLYHVKLQAGNRIFVAEMKSDLSDVVPGTEKECIASTEAWENTAGSEWPVTEGPTVFKRNNLYYLLYSANDFRSKDYAVGYATATSPTGPWKKYSGNPIISRQTVHQNGSGHGDVFYGKDGSMYYVFHTHRSAAAVSPRATAAVRLTFRPTKNGADVLEADGQSFRWLTVGP, encoded by the coding sequence ATGTGGAACACCTCTTACAAACGTTTATGCTCTCTGGTGATTATTGCTGTCCTGATGGCTGTGGCGGTCAATAGTGCGGCACAGCCACCTGCTATTTTTCTTGCGGACCCTACCATATTCGTCGACAAGGGAATATTCTATTCGTATGGTACCGGCAGTAGTGAGGGTTTCCCCTATTATACCTCTTTGGACGGGAAGAGCTGGCGCCAGGGCCCCGATTCTGCCCACCGTTTGGCACTAACACATGGAGATGCTTATGGGAGCAGTGGCTTCTGGGCTCCGCAGGTGTTTAAACGAGGGAACAATTACTATATGGCATATACGGCCAATGAGCAGATCGCTATTGCCAAGGCGTCTAGTCCGGCAGGCCCTTTCCGGCAGGATGCTCCCGTGTCGCTCAGTGGTTCAGGCAGGCAAATCGACCCTTTCCTGTTTTTCGATAAGGACGGTAAAGTGTATCTCTACCATGTTAAGCTACAAGCAGGTAACCGGATCTTCGTTGCGGAAATGAAATCAGACCTGAGTGACGTAGTACCTGGAACGGAAAAGGAATGTATTGCCAGTACGGAAGCGTGGGAAAATACTGCCGGATCGGAATGGCCGGTAACTGAAGGGCCGACGGTATTCAAACGCAATAACCTTTACTACTTGCTCTATTCTGCTAACGATTTCCGCAGTAAAGACTATGCGGTAGGATATGCTACCGCCACCTCTCCTACCGGTCCCTGGAAGAAATATTCCGGTAATCCCATCATCAGCCGGCAAACGGTCCATCAAAATGGTTCGGGTCATGGCGATGTGTTTTACGGTAAAGACGGTAGTATGTATTACGTCTTTCATACCCACCGCTCAGCAGCGGCGGTATCTCCCCGGGCAACGGCTGCCGTGAGATTAACGTTCCGGCCGACAAAAAACGGAGCAGACGTACTGGAAGCTGACGGCCAGTCGTTCCGATGGTTGACAGTTGGGCCATAA
- a CDS encoding glycosyl hydrolase family 18 protein has protein sequence MKTLHNLFIHFTSLTIIFCACSKQADQSLGKESGQAHTQNEALPPPATNPGKVVVGYVPGWVNVQSVTDAIDFNIVTHINLAFFASSTSGAVMSNGQPLYSDFNAAEINYVVSKAHAKGRKVLASLGGGSPDPNAGNMAVQFRAANRTNFINNLAAFVTYFNLDGIDIDVEGNTLSTIKNEQNYAPFIAALRNKINPMGKLVTAATAGYDDGMIPSSSYAYLDLINIMSYDNGWGGTGNHATYDAAIAHIQKFLQSGAPASKLVLGVPFYGYKPTVGAGAISFKNLLSQYGSAVAYVDTYDGYKYNGITAIEAKTKYAAQYIKGVMIWELSQDLQGTYSLLQAIGRNINTPAP, from the coding sequence ATGAAAACCCTACACAATCTCTTCATCCACTTTACCTCGCTCACCATCATCTTTTGTGCATGCAGTAAGCAAGCGGATCAATCATTAGGCAAAGAGTCCGGGCAGGCGCATACGCAAAATGAAGCGTTGCCACCCCCGGCCACTAATCCTGGCAAAGTAGTAGTAGGATACGTACCCGGATGGGTAAATGTTCAGAGCGTCACAGATGCGATTGACTTTAATATCGTAACCCATATCAACCTCGCATTTTTTGCCTCCAGTACCTCCGGCGCCGTCATGTCCAACGGACAGCCCCTCTACAGCGATTTCAATGCAGCCGAAATTAACTATGTCGTAAGTAAAGCACATGCAAAAGGACGCAAAGTACTGGCTTCATTGGGCGGTGGTTCACCCGATCCGAATGCAGGCAACATGGCCGTGCAGTTCAGAGCGGCTAACCGGACAAACTTTATTAATAACCTAGCCGCATTCGTCACTTACTTCAACCTGGATGGGATAGATATCGATGTAGAAGGTAATACCCTGTCCACCATTAAGAATGAACAGAACTATGCACCTTTTATCGCCGCTTTACGGAATAAGATCAATCCGATGGGCAAGCTGGTAACCGCAGCAACCGCTGGTTACGATGATGGTATGATACCTTCATCATCATACGCCTACCTGGATCTGATAAACATCATGTCTTACGACAACGGCTGGGGCGGAACCGGGAATCACGCTACCTACGATGCTGCCATTGCGCATATCCAAAAGTTCTTGCAATCAGGTGCCCCGGCGTCAAAACTCGTACTGGGTGTACCATTCTATGGATATAAACCAACAGTCGGTGCAGGAGCGATCTCCTTCAAAAATCTATTATCACAATACGGATCGGCTGTAGCATATGTAGATACTTATGATGGCTACAAATACAATGGCATTACTGCAATAGAGGCAAAGACTAAATATGCCGCCCAGTATATTAAGGGCGTGATGATATGGGAACTTTCCCAGGACCTGCAGGGCACTTACAGCCTCTTACAGGCCATAGGTCGTAACATTAATACGCCTGCACCTTAA
- a CDS encoding class I SAM-dependent methyltransferase, translating into MNRSDTSFNKKKDLWDRQYAAGQWEVLRSPLEEPRLNTLAALTSQYCQGGNVLEIGCGEGLLLPRLKSTYQYFLGLDISEVAIRKTQHLQNANTVFKCADMEDFVPGSKFDIIIFNESLYYSDTPLELLHRYTDYLEKDGLFATSIYHDEWNISLVDLIRKKFEGVKRQETSNERGTWYCDVFKPSRTKA; encoded by the coding sequence ATGAACAGATCCGACACATCGTTTAACAAGAAAAAAGACCTTTGGGACCGCCAATATGCCGCGGGACAATGGGAGGTGCTCAGATCTCCGTTGGAAGAGCCACGGCTCAATACCCTTGCAGCACTCACGAGTCAGTATTGCCAGGGCGGGAACGTATTGGAAATAGGCTGTGGCGAAGGACTGTTATTACCCCGGTTGAAGTCGACCTATCAATACTTCCTGGGACTGGATATTTCCGAAGTAGCGATCCGGAAAACACAGCACCTGCAAAATGCCAATACCGTATTCAAATGTGCAGATATGGAAGATTTTGTACCCGGAAGCAAGTTTGATATCATCATTTTTAATGAGTCATTGTATTACAGCGATACCCCCCTGGAACTACTACACCGGTATACAGATTATTTGGAGAAAGACGGACTTTTCGCTACCTCTATTTATCATGATGAATGGAATATCTCTCTGGTAGACCTCATCAGGAAAAAGTTTGAAGGGGTGAAACGCCAAGAGACCAGCAATGAAAGAGGCACCTGGTATTGCGACGTTTTCAAACCTTCACGCACCAAAGCATAA
- a CDS encoding polysaccharide deacetylase family protein encodes MEVYLTFDDGIQPGTEEVLAILKEMGVKATFFLVGMQVFYAYRRNSTACLRVLKEICEEHAIGNHSFSHANFFYADYYREDGPRLNDRGERMSIRMDFDKNRSVLNHYLGIIYNKNGEERNGLLARGQKKQLARLPGRNSWYLPAGTVTNTGQPYFHCEEGTQRPAKTLFEDGYHLYGWNAEWCMSFEFHKEAVSRIKEAQQEGRLNYHDKDSIHPDFDMYDAQHLEKDRLIEGWEDVGQRVLTLGTHNSVVLLMHDRAFRKSAAPDFTRDARQLKSLILFLKENNAVFKTLDHFTG; translated from the coding sequence ATGGAAGTGTATCTGACCTTTGACGACGGGATACAACCGGGAACAGAAGAGGTGCTGGCCATATTGAAAGAGATGGGCGTCAAAGCCACTTTTTTCCTGGTAGGTATGCAGGTATTTTATGCCTATAGACGGAATAGTACCGCATGTCTCCGGGTATTGAAAGAGATCTGCGAAGAGCATGCCATCGGTAATCACAGCTTCTCACATGCTAATTTCTTTTACGCAGATTATTACCGGGAAGATGGCCCCCGTTTGAACGACAGGGGAGAGCGAATGTCTATCAGGATGGATTTCGATAAGAATAGAAGCGTATTGAATCATTATCTAGGAATCATCTATAATAAAAATGGGGAGGAACGTAACGGGTTGCTGGCAAGAGGACAGAAGAAACAATTGGCCCGGCTTCCGGGTAGAAACTCCTGGTACCTACCGGCAGGCACAGTTACAAATACCGGTCAACCATATTTTCACTGCGAAGAAGGCACCCAACGTCCGGCAAAGACTTTATTCGAAGATGGATATCACCTGTATGGCTGGAATGCAGAATGGTGTATGAGCTTTGAATTCCACAAAGAGGCTGTGTCCAGAATAAAAGAAGCACAGCAGGAAGGACGCCTAAACTACCACGATAAAGATAGCATACACCCGGACTTCGATATGTACGACGCCCAACACCTGGAAAAAGATCGGCTGATAGAGGGTTGGGAAGATGTTGGACAGAGAGTACTGACGTTGGGAACACATAACAGCGTCGTACTGTTGATGCATGACAGGGCTTTCAGAAAAAGTGCCGCCCCTGACTTTACACGAGACGCCAGGCAGCTAAAGTCGTTGATCCTTTTTCTGAAAGAAAACAATGCTGTATTTAAAACCCTGGACCATTTCACCGGATAG